A single region of the Pseudomonas mandelii genome encodes:
- a CDS encoding CitMHS family transporter: MLTFLGFAMVITFMFLIMTKRLSALIALIIIPIVFALFGGFAPKIGPMMLEGITKLAPTGVMLMFAILYFALMIDSGLFDPAVRKILKLVKGDPLKVSVGTAVLALVVSLDGDGATTYMICVAAMLPLYSRIGMSPRIMAGLIILAGGVMNMTPWGGPTARAASALHVDPSDIFVPMIPAMAFGVVAILAIAYFYGKRERARLGELHLVGDEIDHSEISVSQFPDARRPKLIWFNGALTLGLMCTLIAGLLPMPVLFMVAFSIAMIVNYPCLQQQKDRVAAHAGSVLAVVGLIFAAGIFTGILSGTGMVDAMSKSLLAVIPDFLGPYLAVITALVSMPFTFFMSNDAFYYGVLPVLAEAASHYGITAVEMARASIVGQPVHLLSPLVPSTYLLVALAGIDFGDHQRFTLKWAVLVCMCILVAALLMGIFPLFSTL, encoded by the coding sequence ATGCTGACTTTCCTTGGCTTCGCCATGGTCATCACGTTCATGTTCCTGATCATGACCAAGCGCCTGTCCGCGCTGATCGCCCTGATCATCATTCCTATCGTCTTCGCCCTGTTCGGTGGTTTCGCGCCGAAGATCGGCCCGATGATGCTCGAAGGCATCACCAAGCTGGCGCCGACCGGCGTGATGCTGATGTTTGCCATTCTGTATTTCGCCCTGATGATCGACTCCGGCCTGTTCGACCCGGCCGTGCGCAAGATCCTCAAACTGGTCAAGGGCGACCCGCTGAAAGTGTCGGTCGGCACCGCCGTACTGGCGCTCGTCGTTTCCCTCGACGGTGACGGCGCAACCACTTATATGATCTGCGTGGCCGCCATGCTGCCGCTCTACAGTCGCATCGGCATGAGCCCGCGGATCATGGCCGGCCTGATCATCCTCGCCGGTGGCGTGATGAACATGACGCCATGGGGCGGCCCGACTGCCCGTGCGGCCAGTGCGCTGCATGTGGACCCGTCCGACATTTTCGTTCCGATGATTCCAGCGATGGCGTTCGGCGTGGTGGCAATCCTGGCGATTGCCTACTTCTACGGCAAACGCGAGCGTGCGCGTCTGGGTGAACTGCACCTGGTGGGCGATGAAATCGACCACAGTGAAATCAGCGTTTCGCAATTCCCGGATGCCCGTCGTCCGAAGTTGATCTGGTTCAACGGCGCCCTGACCCTGGGCCTGATGTGCACCCTGATTGCCGGTCTGTTGCCGATGCCGGTGTTGTTCATGGTGGCGTTCAGTATTGCCATGATCGTCAACTATCCTTGCCTGCAACAGCAGAAGGATCGCGTCGCGGCTCACGCTGGCAGCGTACTTGCGGTGGTCGGTTTGATCTTCGCGGCGGGCATTTTCACCGGTATCCTGTCGGGCACCGGCATGGTCGATGCGATGTCGAAAAGCCTGCTGGCGGTGATCCCTGATTTCCTCGGCCCGTACCTGGCCGTGATTACCGCGCTGGTGAGCATGCCGTTCACGTTCTTTATGTCGAACGACGCATTTTATTACGGCGTGTTACCAGTACTTGCCGAAGCCGCCAGTCATTACGGTATAACCGCGGTTGAAATGGCACGTGCCTCGATCGTCGGTCAGCCCGTCCACCTGTTGAGCCCGCTGGTACCATCGACCTACTTGTTGGTGGCCCTGGCCGGTATCGATTTTGGTGACCATCAGCGCTTTACCCTGAAATGGGCAGTGCTGGTGTGCATGTGCATACTGGTAGCCGCATTGCTGATGGGGATTTTTCCGCTGTTCAGCACTCTATAA
- a CDS encoding GFA family protein, giving the protein MSEFHTGGCHCGHLRYQFSGPLHDIAHCHCSICRRVSGGIVTTWITVPVSAFKWLKGTPAQYESSTTCVRYFCPNCGAQLALITHLSPESIDVTIATLDHPEQAPAERHIWTRSHLPWLHLDEHLPGEAEENL; this is encoded by the coding sequence ATGAGCGAATTTCACACCGGCGGCTGCCACTGCGGACATCTGCGCTATCAATTCAGCGGACCTTTGCACGACATCGCCCACTGCCATTGTTCGATCTGCCGGCGCGTCAGCGGCGGGATCGTGACAACCTGGATCACGGTTCCCGTATCGGCCTTTAAATGGCTGAAAGGGACGCCGGCGCAGTACGAATCTTCAACTACCTGCGTGCGCTATTTCTGCCCGAACTGTGGGGCGCAACTGGCGTTGATCACACATCTGAGCCCCGAGAGTATCGACGTGACCATCGCCACCCTCGATCACCCGGAGCAAGCCCCGGCCGAGCGTCACATCTGGACCCGCAGCCACTTACCCTGGCTGCACTTGGACGAACATTTGCCCGGCGAAGCCGAAGAAAACCTCTGA
- a CDS encoding DOPA 4,5-dioxygenase family protein has protein sequence MQQIKGYHAHVYFDATSIDQARALCEHAAQVFPLKMGRVHERPVGPHPDWSCQLAFGPELIGEVLPWLALNRKGLVVFLHPDTGDDLLDHTEHAIWMGAIRPLDLSIF, from the coding sequence ATGCAACAGATCAAGGGTTACCACGCCCATGTCTATTTCGACGCCACGAGCATTGACCAGGCGCGAGCGCTGTGTGAGCACGCCGCGCAGGTGTTCCCGCTGAAAATGGGCCGCGTGCATGAACGTCCCGTGGGTCCGCACCCGGACTGGAGTTGCCAATTGGCGTTCGGGCCGGAGCTGATCGGCGAAGTGCTGCCGTGGCTGGCGCTCAACCGCAAGGGTTTGGTGGTGTTTCTGCACCCGGACACCGGCGACGATTTGCTGGACCACACCGAGCACGCGATCTGGATGGGCGCAATCCGGCCGCTGGACCTGTCTATTTTTTGA
- a CDS encoding NAD(P)-dependent oxidoreductase, whose product MKNAETPVVKVVLYGAMSSLGSALMAEMLRRQHEVIAILDDLTALPPRPGLRTKTGDLFEAERVKQSVAGSSVVICLLDAPGLPFNSETVEKTIVPGPVEQVLAVDALIEGMQAAGIARLFLVGDFAELDDTEAEALDPLQRHAAEEILDALQSSALHWTLVNAPRGVPGLTIEHFSHVSSSLEPGLAEPLERLNRVAVGIADELRLNLHVREHVNFVSTDPTRR is encoded by the coding sequence ATGAAAAATGCCGAAACCCCGGTGGTCAAAGTGGTGCTTTATGGTGCCATGAGTAGCCTGGGCAGTGCGCTGATGGCTGAAATGCTACGGCGTCAACATGAAGTGATCGCGATTCTGGATGACCTGACGGCGCTCCCACCGCGCCCAGGATTGCGCACCAAGACCGGCGATCTGTTCGAGGCCGAACGCGTCAAGCAAAGCGTAGCGGGGAGTTCGGTGGTTATTTGCCTGCTGGATGCCCCCGGATTGCCATTCAATAGCGAGACCGTTGAAAAAACCATCGTTCCAGGCCCGGTCGAACAGGTGTTGGCCGTGGACGCGCTGATCGAGGGCATGCAGGCGGCCGGTATTGCCCGGCTGTTCCTGGTGGGGGATTTTGCCGAACTCGACGACACAGAGGCTGAAGCGCTGGACCCCCTTCAGCGGCATGCCGCCGAGGAAATCCTTGATGCACTGCAAAGCAGTGCCTTGCACTGGACCCTGGTCAATGCGCCTCGCGGAGTGCCGGGGCTGACGATTGAACATTTCAGCCACGTCAGCAGCAGCCTTGAACCGGGCCTGGCCGAACCGCTTGAACGGTTGAACCGCGTGGCCGTAGGGATTGCCGATGAGCTGCGGCTGAATCTTCACGTTCGCGAGCATGTGAACTTCGTTTCGACCGACCCTACACGGCGATAG
- a CDS encoding choline sulfate utilization transcriptional regulator, whose amino-acid sequence MYDALGSLSLDLLRAFEAAARHRSFTAAAVELGTTQPAVSQQIKRLEEQLTARLFDRIYRGIELTEAGTILFEQVQLGLQNIDAGLSAISTQHQHEVLQVATDFAFAAYWLMPRLHRFHKANPHVDVSLVTSERNHNMLRTDIDVAVLFGDGRFKQGESHWLFSEEVFPVCSPLLLKDRPLPLPAQSLLEFPLLHLRGENSSNWFDWSGVFRELGITSAPAPGQLRFDNYTLLIQAAIGGQGVAIGWRHLVDNLLAQGLLCRPIADTVISRLGYYVVLPQRKRRGVLIQQFVDWLMAEQASSAQSLNGLPLPSIAV is encoded by the coding sequence ATGTATGACGCCCTTGGAAGTTTGTCGCTGGACCTGCTGCGAGCGTTTGAAGCGGCGGCCCGCCATCGCAGTTTTACCGCCGCAGCGGTAGAGCTGGGCACTACGCAGCCCGCCGTCAGCCAGCAGATCAAACGCCTGGAAGAACAACTCACCGCGCGGTTGTTTGATCGCATTTACCGTGGCATTGAGTTGACTGAGGCCGGGACCATTCTTTTCGAGCAGGTTCAGCTCGGTTTGCAGAATATCGATGCCGGATTAAGCGCGATCAGCACACAGCATCAACATGAAGTCTTGCAGGTGGCCACGGATTTCGCTTTTGCCGCGTATTGGCTGATGCCCCGATTGCACCGCTTTCATAAAGCCAATCCCCACGTCGACGTCAGCCTGGTCACCAGCGAGCGCAATCACAACATGCTGCGCACTGATATCGATGTGGCGGTGTTGTTTGGGGATGGCCGCTTCAAGCAGGGCGAAAGCCATTGGCTGTTCAGCGAAGAAGTGTTTCCGGTCTGCAGCCCGCTGCTGTTGAAGGATCGTCCCCTGCCCTTGCCGGCCCAGTCATTGCTGGAATTTCCACTGCTGCACCTGCGCGGCGAAAACAGCAGCAACTGGTTTGACTGGAGCGGCGTCTTTCGCGAGTTAGGGATTACATCGGCCCCGGCCCCCGGGCAATTGCGCTTCGACAATTACACGTTGCTGATTCAAGCGGCGATTGGTGGTCAGGGTGTTGCAATCGGCTGGCGGCACCTTGTGGATAACTTGCTGGCGCAAGGTTTGTTGTGTCGACCGATAGCCGACACGGTGATTTCCAGGCTCGGCTACTACGTGGTTTTGCCCCAGCGAAAACGGCGTGGGGTATTGATCCAACAATTTGTGGACTGGTTGATGGCTGAGCAGGCCAGCAGCGCCCAATCGCTGAATGGTTTACCGCTGCCGTCTATCGCCGTGTAG
- the betC gene encoding choline-sulfatase, with product MKRKNILFIMADQMAAPMLPFYGSSPIKLPNLSRLAAEGVVFDAAYCNSPLCAPSRFTLVSGQLPSKIGAYDNAADFPADVPTYAHYLRRLGYRTALSGKMHFCGPDQLHGYEERLTSDIYPADYGWSVNWDEPDVRPTWYHNMSSVLQAGPCVRTNQLDFDEEVVFKAQQYLFDHIREDGDQPFCLTVSMTHPHDPYTIPKAFWDMYDDADIPLPETPTQTELDPHSQRLLKVYDLWDKPLPVDKIRDARRAYFGACSYIDSNVGKLLQTLEDTGLIDDTIIVFSGDHGDMLGERGLWYKMHWFEMAARVPLLISAPGQFGAGRVSAAVSTADLLPTFVELAGGSLEPGLPLDGRSLVSHLQGQGGHDEVFGEYMAEGTISPLMMIRRGAYKFIYSEDDPCLLFDVHNDPREQEELSQSPQHRPLFEAFLSEARAKWDIPAIHQQVLASQRRRRFVAEALTIGKLKSWDHQPLVDASQQYMRNHIDLDDLERKARYPQPCQNQ from the coding sequence ATGAAGCGCAAGAATATTCTTTTCATCATGGCCGATCAGATGGCCGCGCCAATGTTGCCGTTCTACGGTTCCTCGCCCATCAAATTGCCCAATCTCAGCCGCCTCGCCGCCGAAGGCGTGGTGTTCGACGCCGCTTATTGCAACAGCCCACTGTGCGCGCCGTCGCGTTTCACCCTGGTCAGCGGTCAATTGCCGAGCAAGATCGGCGCCTACGACAACGCGGCCGATTTCCCCGCCGATGTACCGACTTATGCCCACTACCTGCGGCGTCTCGGCTACCGCACCGCGCTGTCGGGCAAGATGCATTTCTGTGGCCCGGATCAACTCCACGGCTATGAAGAGCGCCTGACCAGCGACATCTACCCGGCCGACTACGGCTGGTCGGTGAACTGGGATGAACCGGACGTGCGTCCGACCTGGTACCACAACATGTCTTCGGTGCTGCAGGCCGGGCCGTGCGTGCGCACCAATCAGCTGGATTTCGACGAAGAGGTGGTATTCAAGGCCCAGCAATACCTGTTCGATCACATTCGCGAGGATGGCGACCAGCCGTTTTGCCTGACCGTGTCGATGACGCACCCACATGATCCGTACACCATTCCCAAGGCTTTTTGGGACATGTACGACGATGCCGACATCCCGCTGCCGGAAACCCCGACGCAAACCGAACTTGACCCGCATTCCCAGCGTTTGCTCAAGGTGTATGACCTGTGGGACAAGCCGCTGCCTGTGGATAAGATTCGCGATGCGCGTCGTGCTTATTTCGGAGCTTGCAGCTATATCGATAGCAACGTCGGCAAACTCCTGCAAACGCTGGAAGATACCGGGCTGATCGATGACACCATCATCGTCTTCTCCGGCGACCACGGCGATATGCTCGGCGAGCGCGGCCTCTGGTACAAAATGCATTGGTTCGAAATGGCCGCCCGCGTACCACTGTTGATCAGCGCACCGGGACAATTCGGCGCCGGGCGCGTCAGTGCTGCGGTTTCCACCGCTGATTTGCTGCCAACCTTTGTAGAACTGGCCGGCGGTTCGCTGGAACCGGGTTTGCCACTGGACGGTCGTTCGCTGGTCTCGCACCTGCAAGGGCAGGGCGGTCACGACGAAGTCTTCGGCGAATACATGGCCGAAGGCACCATCAGCCCTTTGATGATGATTCGCCGTGGCGCTTACAAATTCATCTACAGCGAAGATGACCCTTGCCTACTCTTCGACGTACACAACGACCCGCGCGAACAGGAAGAACTCAGCCAATCGCCGCAACATCGGCCGCTGTTCGAGGCGTTTCTGTCTGAAGCACGGGCCAAATGGGACATTCCGGCGATCCACCAACAGGTGCTCGCGAGCCAGCGTCGCCGGCGATTCGTCGCCGAGGCGCTGACCATCGGCAAGCTGAAGAGCTGGGATCACCAGCCGCTGGTAGACGCCAGTCAGCAATACATGCGCAACCACATCGACCTCGACGATCTGGAACGTAAAGCACGTTATCCACAACCCTGCCAAAACCAATAA
- the choX gene encoding choline ABC transporter substrate-binding protein, which translates to MQKLSTVLTVGLLALGSASAFADQSCDTVKMADPGWSDIAATNAITGFLLDGMGYKAKVDTLAVPITFGGLKDGQVDVFLGNWMPAQQGFYDKFVATGDVTQLAKNLDGTEFTLAVPDYVWDAGVHNFSDLNKYADKFDKKIYGIGSGAPANISLQEIIKKNDFDMGQWKLVESSEQAMLAEVSRAVKKQKFVTFLGWTPHPMNVQLKMHYLKGGEKYFGDTGSVYTLTRKGYAQACPNVGKLLTNLSFTQEMENSIMAEVVNKKISNAEAAKAWIKANPAVLDKWLDGVKTVDGKDALPAVKAKL; encoded by the coding sequence ATGCAAAAGTTATCCACAGTACTGACGGTCGGGCTACTGGCTCTGGGCAGTGCATCGGCCTTTGCCGATCAGAGCTGCGACACGGTGAAAATGGCTGATCCGGGCTGGAGCGACATCGCTGCGACCAACGCCATCACCGGGTTTCTGCTGGACGGCATGGGCTACAAGGCCAAGGTCGACACCCTCGCGGTGCCGATCACCTTTGGCGGGCTGAAAGATGGCCAGGTCGACGTGTTCCTGGGGAACTGGATGCCGGCGCAGCAGGGCTTCTACGACAAATTCGTCGCCACGGGTGATGTCACCCAACTGGCGAAGAACCTCGACGGCACCGAATTCACCTTGGCCGTCCCGGATTACGTGTGGGATGCGGGTGTGCATAACTTTTCCGACCTGAATAAATACGCCGACAAGTTCGACAAGAAGATCTACGGCATCGGTTCCGGCGCCCCGGCGAACATCTCGCTGCAAGAGATCATCAAGAAGAACGACTTCGACATGGGCCAGTGGAAACTGGTCGAGTCCAGCGAGCAGGCCATGCTGGCCGAAGTGTCCCGCGCGGTGAAGAAACAGAAGTTCGTGACCTTCCTCGGCTGGACGCCGCACCCGATGAACGTGCAGTTGAAAATGCATTACCTGAAAGGCGGGGAGAAGTATTTCGGCGACACCGGCAGCGTTTATACGCTGACCCGCAAAGGTTATGCACAGGCCTGTCCGAACGTCGGCAAGCTGCTCACCAACCTGAGTTTCACCCAGGAGATGGAGAACAGCATCATGGCCGAGGTGGTGAACAAGAAAATCAGCAATGCCGAGGCGGCCAAGGCGTGGATCAAGGCCAACCCTGCCGTGCTGGATAAATGGCTGGATGGCGTGAAGACCGTGGATGGGAAAGATGCGTTGCCGGCGGTAAAAGCGAAGTTGTAA
- a CDS encoding SulP family inorganic anion transporter, producing MAFPSRHSLFPFLSWLPRQTRASVGRDLIVGLSGAILALPQSIAYALIAGLPPEYGLYAAIIPVLIACLWGSSWHLICGPTAAISIVLYASVSPLAVPASEDYVTLILLLTLLAGIFQWLLGLLRFGALVNFVSHSVVLGFTLGAAVVIAIGQLPNLLGLDLPNQSTALDSFLMVFKHLGDVDKPSLVLGLATVGVGVILKLLLPRWPTLLITLALSGLLVWFWPSMFGHVKLVSAFVGRLPPFSPLPLDLDLILRLLPSAVAVGMLGLVTSLSIARSLSARSQQLLDANQEVRAQGFSNMVGAFFSGSLSAGSFTRSALSYEAGACSPLAGVFSALWVALFAIFGAALISHIPIPAMAGSILLIAWGLVDHRGIRALLRVSRAEFLVMALTCVATLLLELQTAIYAGVLASLFFYLKRTSQPRVQHWREGDEDILQVGGSIFFGASHYLQVRLQRMHGARVVIEAQQINFIDYSGVEMLHQEARRLLKQNRSLTLRSARPQVVEELRKLEGAEKCPIRFED from the coding sequence ATGGCCTTCCCCAGCCGCCATTCACTCTTTCCCTTCCTTTCCTGGTTGCCCCGGCAAACCCGCGCCAGCGTCGGGCGTGACCTAATCGTTGGCCTCAGCGGCGCCATTCTTGCGCTGCCGCAATCCATTGCCTACGCCCTGATCGCCGGTCTCCCGCCGGAATACGGCCTGTACGCCGCGATCATTCCGGTGCTGATCGCTTGCCTCTGGGGTTCGTCGTGGCATTTGATCTGTGGTCCTACAGCGGCGATATCCATCGTCCTGTATGCCAGCGTCAGTCCTCTGGCCGTTCCCGCGTCAGAAGACTACGTCACCTTGATCCTGCTTCTGACACTGCTCGCCGGCATTTTCCAGTGGCTGCTCGGATTGTTGCGCTTTGGCGCCCTGGTGAATTTCGTTTCTCACTCGGTAGTGCTGGGCTTCACCCTCGGCGCGGCGGTGGTGATTGCCATCGGCCAGTTGCCGAACCTGCTGGGGCTGGACCTGCCCAATCAGTCCACGGCGCTGGACAGCTTTTTGATGGTGTTCAAACACCTCGGCGACGTGGATAAACCTTCGCTGGTGCTGGGGCTGGCCACCGTCGGGGTGGGCGTGATCCTGAAATTACTGCTGCCACGCTGGCCGACGCTTTTGATCACCTTGGCGCTGAGCGGACTGCTGGTGTGGTTCTGGCCATCGATGTTTGGCCATGTGAAGTTAGTCAGTGCGTTTGTCGGGCGGCTGCCGCCCTTCAGTCCGCTGCCGCTGGACCTGGATCTGATCCTTCGCCTGCTGCCCAGCGCCGTGGCGGTGGGGATGCTCGGGCTGGTGACGAGCCTGTCGATTGCCCGTTCCTTGTCGGCACGCTCCCAGCAATTGCTCGACGCCAATCAGGAAGTACGCGCCCAGGGTTTTTCGAACATGGTCGGTGCGTTTTTTTCCGGCTCGCTGTCAGCCGGTTCCTTCACCCGCTCGGCCCTGAGTTACGAGGCGGGTGCCTGCTCACCGCTGGCCGGGGTATTTTCAGCACTGTGGGTGGCGCTGTTCGCCATCTTCGGCGCGGCGTTGATTTCGCACATTCCGATCCCGGCCATGGCCGGGAGCATCCTGTTGATCGCCTGGGGACTGGTCGATCATCGCGGCATCCGCGCGCTGTTGCGGGTCAGCCGCGCCGAGTTCCTGGTTATGGCGCTGACCTGCGTGGCCACGCTACTGCTGGAGTTGCAGACCGCGATCTATGCCGGGGTGCTGGCGTCACTGTTCTTTTACCTCAAGCGGACTTCACAACCGCGAGTCCAGCATTGGCGCGAAGGCGATGAAGACATTCTGCAGGTCGGCGGGTCGATCTTTTTCGGCGCCAGCCATTACCTGCAAGTGCGTTTGCAACGGATGCACGGCGCACGTGTGGTGATCGAGGCGCAGCAGATCAACTTCATCGACTATTCAGGGGTGGAAATGCTGCACCAGGAAGCGCGGCGGCTGCTCAAGCAGAATCGCAGCCTGACGCTGCGCAGCGCGCGGCCGCAGGTGGTGGAGGAGTTGAGGAAGCTTGAAGGGGCGGAGAAATGCCCGATCCGGTTTGAGGACTAA
- the aroE gene encoding shikimate dehydrogenase gives MDRYVVFGNPIGHSKSPLIHRLFAEQTAQQLDYSTSLAPLDDFSDFAKTFFLEGRGANVTVPFKEEAYRLANSLTARAQRAGAVNTLSKLADGTLLGDNTDGAGLVRDLTVNAGFSLKGKRILLLGAGGAVRGALEPLLAEQPASVIIANRTVEKAELLAELFADLGPVSASGFDWLQESVDLIINATSASLSGDVPPIASSLIEPGKTVCYDMMYGKEPTSFCRWATEHGAAVSMDGLGMLAEQAAEAFFLWRGVRPDTAPVLAELRRQLAL, from the coding sequence ATGGACCGTTACGTCGTATTCGGTAACCCGATTGGTCACAGCAAGTCGCCGCTGATCCACCGCTTGTTTGCCGAGCAGACCGCTCAGCAACTGGACTACAGCACCTCGCTGGCGCCACTCGACGACTTTTCCGACTTCGCCAAGACGTTTTTCCTCGAAGGTCGCGGGGCGAATGTGACAGTGCCGTTCAAGGAAGAAGCTTATCGCCTGGCCAACAGTCTGACGGCACGGGCGCAGCGGGCAGGCGCGGTGAACACCCTGAGCAAACTCGCCGATGGCACGTTGTTGGGTGACAACACCGACGGCGCCGGACTGGTGCGGGACCTGACGGTCAACGCCGGTTTCAGTCTCAAGGGCAAACGTATCCTGCTGCTCGGCGCTGGCGGCGCGGTGCGCGGTGCGCTGGAGCCGTTGCTGGCCGAGCAACCCGCTTCGGTAATTATCGCCAACCGCACCGTCGAGAAAGCCGAGTTGCTGGCGGAATTGTTCGCGGACCTGGGGCCGGTGTCGGCCAGCGGTTTTGACTGGCTGCAAGAGTCGGTGGACCTGATCATCAACGCGACGTCGGCGAGTCTGTCAGGCGATGTACCGCCGATTGCCAGCAGCCTGATCGAACCGGGCAAGACGGTGTGCTACGACATGATGTACGGCAAGGAGCCGACCTCGTTCTGCCGCTGGGCCACTGAACACGGTGCGGCGGTGTCGATGGATGGATTGGGGATGCTCGCTGAGCAAGCGGCAGAAGCGTTTTTCCTGTGGCGCGGTGTGCGGCCGGATACAGCGCCAGTGCTGGCCGAACTACGCCGCCAACTGGCGCTGTAG
- the hemF gene encoding oxygen-dependent coproporphyrinogen oxidase encodes MTTRTEAVKAYLLDLQDRICAALEAEDGDTAFVEDAWTRPAGGGGRTRVIENGAVIEKGGVNFSHVFGSGLPPSASAHRPELAGRGFEALGVSLVIHPHNPQVPTSHANVRFFIAEKEGEEPVWWFGGGFDLTPYYGNEEDCVHWHRVAEQACAPFGPDVYPRYKAWCDSYFHIKHRHEPRGIGGLFFDDLNEWDFDTSFAFMRAIGDAFIEAYLPIVQRRKNDAFTAKQREFQEFRRGRYVEFNLVYDRGTLFGLQSGGRTESILMSLPPQVRWGYDWKAEPGSEEARLTDYFLQDRDWLAKA; translated from the coding sequence ATGACGACCCGCACCGAGGCCGTAAAAGCCTACCTGCTCGACCTGCAAGACCGGATTTGCGCAGCCCTTGAAGCCGAAGACGGCGACACGGCATTCGTCGAAGACGCCTGGACCCGGCCTGCCGGCGGTGGCGGTCGCACGCGTGTGATCGAAAACGGCGCGGTCATCGAAAAGGGTGGAGTCAACTTTTCCCACGTCTTTGGCAGCGGGCTCCCACCCTCCGCCAGCGCCCATCGCCCGGAACTGGCCGGCCGTGGTTTCGAAGCCCTGGGCGTGTCGCTGGTGATTCACCCGCACAACCCGCAGGTGCCGACTTCCCACGCCAACGTGCGCTTTTTCATTGCTGAAAAAGAAGGTGAAGAACCGGTCTGGTGGTTCGGCGGCGGTTTCGACCTGACCCCTTATTACGGTAACGAAGAAGACTGCGTGCACTGGCACCGCGTCGCCGAACAGGCCTGTGCGCCGTTCGGCCCGGACGTCTATCCGCGCTACAAGGCCTGGTGCGACAGCTATTTCCACATCAAGCATCGCCACGAGCCACGGGGCATCGGCGGTCTGTTTTTTGATGACTTGAACGAGTGGGACTTCGACACCAGCTTCGCCTTCATGCGCGCCATCGGTGACGCCTTCATCGAGGCCTACCTGCCGATCGTGCAGCGCCGCAAGAACGATGCGTTCACCGCCAAACAGCGTGAATTCCAGGAATTTCGCCGTGGCCGCTACGTCGAGTTCAACCTGGTCTACGACCGTGGCACGCTGTTCGGCCTGCAATCGGGTGGGCGCACCGAGTCGATCCTCATGTCCCTGCCCCCGCAAGTCCGCTGGGGCTACGACTGGAAAGCCGAGCCGGGCAGCGAAGAAGCTCGCCTGACCGACTATTTCCTGCAAGACCGCGATTGGTTGGCCAAGGCCTGA
- a CDS encoding NADPH:quinone reductase, which yields MAKRIQFRAHGGPEVLEYVDYQPAEPGPQQVRVVNKAIGLNFIDTYYRSGLYPLPALPSGLGSEGAGVVEAVGSEVTRFKVGDRVAYGSGPLGAYSEVHVLPEANLVHLPDAISFEQAAGVMLKGLTVQYLLRQTYELKGGETILFHAAAGGVGSLACQWAKALGVKLIGTVSSPEKAALAKANGAWATIDYSHENVAQRVLELTDGKKVPVVYDGVGKDTWLTSLDSVSPRGLVVSFGNASGAVDGVNLGILAAKGSLYVTRPTLATYANNAENLQRMADELFELIISGKLKVDVSQKYPLAEAAKAQTELSARRTTGSTVLLP from the coding sequence ATGGCAAAGCGTATCCAGTTCCGCGCCCATGGCGGCCCCGAAGTGCTCGAGTATGTCGACTATCAACCCGCCGAGCCCGGCCCGCAGCAGGTTCGCGTGGTCAACAAGGCCATCGGCCTGAACTTCATCGACACTTACTACCGCAGTGGTCTCTATCCGTTGCCCGCCCTGCCATCGGGCCTGGGCTCGGAAGGTGCGGGCGTGGTCGAGGCGGTGGGCAGCGAAGTGACCCGGTTCAAGGTCGGCGATCGTGTGGCATACGGCAGCGGCCCGTTGGGCGCCTACAGCGAGGTTCACGTATTGCCGGAGGCCAACCTGGTGCACTTGCCGGACGCCATCAGTTTTGAACAGGCCGCCGGTGTGATGCTCAAGGGCCTGACCGTGCAATACCTGCTGCGTCAGACGTATGAACTCAAGGGTGGCGAAACCATCCTGTTCCATGCCGCCGCGGGCGGTGTCGGATCCTTGGCCTGCCAATGGGCGAAGGCCTTGGGGGTGAAGTTGATCGGCACGGTCAGCTCGCCGGAGAAAGCCGCACTGGCCAAAGCCAACGGCGCATGGGCGACTATCGATTACAGCCACGAAAACGTCGCACAACGGGTGCTGGAATTGACTGACGGCAAAAAAGTCCCGGTGGTGTACGACGGCGTCGGCAAGGACACCTGGCTAACGTCGCTCGATAGCGTGTCACCACGGGGCCTGGTGGTGAGCTTCGGCAATGCGTCCGGCGCAGTGGACGGGGTGAACCTGGGGATTTTGGCGGCGAAGGGCTCGTTGTACGTGACCCGGCCGACGCTGGCGACCTACGCCAATAACGCAGAAAACCTGCAGCGCATGGCCGATGAGCTGTTCGAGTTGATCATCAGCGGCAAACTTAAGGTGGACGTCAGCCAGAAGTATCCGTTGGCTGAGGCGGCGAAGGCGCAGACCGAGTTGTCGGCGCGGCGTACGACTGGCTCGACTGTTCTGCTGCCTTAA